A genomic window from Micromonospora sp. WMMA1947 includes:
- a CDS encoding SDR family oxidoreductase — MDITNSVALVTGANRGLGRAFAQRLRERGARKVYATARRPETVDLPGVEVLPLDITSPASVRAVAAAAPDVTLLVNNAGIQTGTDLVTGSLDAVRHEVETNVLGHLEMIRAFAPALARNGGGGIVNVLSAMSWFGTRGAGAYHLTKAAAWAMTNGVRLELADQGTLVTAVHLGLADTDMSAGWPVDKIAPSDLADAVLDGVEAGAAEVLADQWSRDVKSRLTLTPEEFNAAMDRALAALTTA, encoded by the coding sequence ATGGACATCACCAACTCGGTAGCCCTCGTCACCGGAGCCAACCGTGGCCTGGGCCGCGCCTTCGCCCAGCGCCTGCGCGAACGCGGCGCCCGCAAGGTCTACGCGACCGCCCGCCGCCCCGAAACCGTCGACCTACCAGGCGTCGAAGTGCTGCCGCTGGACATCACCAGTCCCGCATCCGTACGGGCCGTCGCCGCTGCCGCCCCGGACGTCACGCTGCTCGTCAACAACGCCGGAATCCAGACCGGAACCGACCTGGTGACCGGTTCGCTGGACGCGGTGCGGCACGAGGTGGAGACGAACGTGCTCGGCCACCTGGAGATGATCCGGGCCTTCGCCCCGGCGCTGGCCCGCAACGGCGGAGGCGGAATCGTGAACGTGCTCTCCGCCATGTCGTGGTTCGGGACCAGGGGTGCCGGCGCCTACCACCTGACCAAGGCCGCCGCGTGGGCGATGACGAACGGCGTACGCCTGGAACTCGCCGACCAGGGCACGCTCGTGACGGCGGTACACCTCGGCCTGGCCGACACCGACATGTCAGCCGGCTGGCCCGTCGACAAGATCGCGCCGTCGGATCTGGCCGACGCGGTGCTCGACGGCGTCGAGGCGGGCGCCGCCGAGGTGCTCGCCGACCAGTGGAGCCGCGACGTCAAGTCCCGGCTGACGCTGACCCCGGAGGAGTTCAACGCCGCGATGGACCGGGCCTTGGCGGCGCTGACGACTGCCTGA
- a CDS encoding lysophospholipid acyltransferase family protein — MSELVYPPVITAAKTMFRLLDLRLDVSGSEHVPPTGGAVIASNHVSYLDFIFSGYGAHPAKRLVRFMAKDSVFRHRVSGPLMRGMKHIPVNRAAGAGSYAAAVSALRRGEVVGVFPEATISRSFTVKDLKNGAARMSQEANVPLLPVALWGTQRLWTKGRPRTLTRRHTPITIIVGEPMDPSAYPDATAMTAELRTRLSALVDRAQREYPDKPSGPDDTWWQPAHLGGSAPTPEEAVELDRSERRTRSAS; from the coding sequence ATGTCGGAACTCGTGTACCCACCTGTGATCACCGCCGCGAAGACGATGTTCCGGCTCCTCGACCTGCGCCTGGACGTGTCCGGCAGCGAGCACGTGCCGCCCACCGGCGGGGCCGTGATCGCCTCCAACCACGTGAGCTACCTCGACTTCATCTTCTCCGGCTACGGCGCGCACCCGGCGAAGCGGCTGGTCCGGTTCATGGCCAAGGACAGCGTCTTCCGGCACCGCGTCTCCGGCCCGCTGATGCGCGGCATGAAGCACATCCCGGTCAACCGGGCCGCCGGTGCCGGCTCGTACGCCGCCGCGGTGAGCGCGCTGCGCCGGGGCGAGGTGGTCGGCGTCTTCCCGGAGGCCACGATCAGCCGCTCCTTCACGGTGAAGGACCTGAAGAACGGCGCGGCCCGGATGTCGCAGGAGGCGAACGTGCCGCTGCTGCCGGTCGCGCTCTGGGGCACCCAGCGGCTGTGGACCAAGGGCCGCCCGCGCACGCTGACCCGCCGGCACACGCCGATCACGATCATCGTCGGCGAGCCGATGGACCCGTCCGCCTACCCGGACGCCACGGCCATGACCGCCGAGCTGCGGACCCGCCTGTCGGCGCTGGTCGACCGGGCCCAGCGGGAGTACCCGGACAAGCCGTCCGGCCCGGACGACACCTGGTGGCAGCCGGCCCACCTGGGCGGCAGCGCGCCGACCCCGGAGGAGGCCGTCGAGCTGGACCGGTCCGAGCGCCGCACCCGCAGCGCCTCCTGA
- the ssb gene encoding single-stranded DNA-binding protein, which translates to MFDTYVTIVGNVLTAPEWRRTTQSGTLVANFKVASTARRLDRDSGRWVDGNSLRVRVNCWRRLAEGVAASVAVGDPVIVAGRLYTRDWTDEAGTHRTLYELEAVAVGHDLSRGRARFLRNQPRAATSTVEDAAAEQRVHGEATEPVPDAQAPATFDDRPFDDDFPPPEYGGRVGLVGTVERVGEPDPFDDRPGVRQAAGFDPGPGGPEGDELGGVEEDGPVTAEDDELGEVTPPEADGPGGAGPGEGEPGGAGPGGAGGTASGRRSRRRTPVPA; encoded by the coding sequence ATGTTCGATACGTACGTGACGATCGTCGGCAACGTGCTGACCGCGCCGGAGTGGCGCCGGACCACGCAGAGCGGGACGTTGGTGGCCAACTTCAAGGTCGCCTCGACCGCGCGCCGTCTCGACCGCGACAGCGGCCGCTGGGTGGACGGCAACAGCCTTCGGGTACGCGTCAACTGCTGGCGCCGCCTCGCCGAGGGGGTGGCCGCCTCGGTGGCGGTGGGTGATCCGGTGATCGTGGCCGGGCGCCTCTACACGCGGGACTGGACCGACGAGGCGGGCACCCACCGCACGCTCTACGAGCTGGAGGCGGTCGCCGTCGGGCACGACCTGTCCCGGGGCCGCGCCCGCTTCCTGCGTAACCAGCCGCGCGCGGCCACCAGCACGGTCGAGGACGCGGCGGCCGAGCAGCGGGTGCACGGCGAGGCGACCGAGCCGGTGCCGGACGCGCAGGCCCCGGCGACGTTCGACGACCGGCCCTTCGACGACGACTTCCCGCCGCCGGAGTACGGGGGCCGGGTCGGACTGGTCGGCACCGTCGAGCGGGTGGGCGAGCCCGACCCGTTCGACGACCGGCCCGGTGTGCGGCAGGCCGCCGGCTTCGACCCCGGGCCGGGCGGCCCGGAGGGGGACGAGCTGGGCGGCGTGGAGGAGGACGGGCCGGTGACGGCCGAGGACGACGAACTGGGCGAGGTCACGCCGCCGGAGGCCGACGGGCCGGGTGGTGCCGGACCGGGCGAGGGCGAGCCGGGCGGCGCGGGCCCGGGCGGTGCGGGCGGGACCGCGTCGGGGCGCCGGAGCAGGCGGCGTACCCCGGTGCCCGCCTGA
- a CDS encoding SigE family RNA polymerase sigma factor, with translation MNRADEDEYRQFVTARLETLRVTAYLLCRNWHTADDLVSITIGKLYRHWHRVRAMENVDAYVRAMLTNAWLDERRRPWRRERSTDNPPERADAEFSEAALADREHLLDLLSQLPPRRRAVIVLRFWCDLSVEETARVLGISTGTVKSQAARGLESLRLLATWDGTRIRARNGGEA, from the coding sequence ATGAATCGCGCCGACGAGGACGAGTACCGGCAGTTCGTGACGGCCCGCCTGGAAACGCTGCGAGTGACGGCGTACCTGCTATGCCGTAACTGGCACACCGCCGACGACCTCGTGTCCATCACGATCGGGAAGCTGTACCGCCACTGGCACCGGGTCCGCGCGATGGAGAACGTCGACGCGTATGTCCGGGCAATGCTCACCAACGCCTGGCTGGACGAACGGCGCCGGCCGTGGCGGCGCGAACGGAGCACCGACAACCCGCCCGAGCGGGCGGACGCGGAGTTCTCCGAGGCTGCGCTGGCCGACCGGGAACACCTCCTCGACCTGCTGTCCCAGCTGCCGCCGCGCCGACGGGCAGTGATCGTCCTGCGGTTCTGGTGCGACCTGTCGGTCGAGGAGACGGCGCGGGTCCTGGGCATCAGCACCGGCACGGTGAAGAGCCAGGCCGCACGGGGGTTGGAGAGCCTACGCCTGCTGGCGACGTGGGACGGGACGCGGATTCGGGCGAGGAACGGAGGGGAAGCATGA
- a CDS encoding TIGR03618 family F420-dependent PPOX class oxidoreductase, whose product MASSPATPLPPAVADRLARERNVWLCTLRRDGSPHVTPVWFVYADDVWWIGCEGRSVKARNVAADPRVSLALEDGVHPVVAEGEARVHRADFPPAIVTAFAEKYGGWDIRQPVTPDSERVLLEVPVRRWLLAGAAR is encoded by the coding sequence ATGGCCTCCTCTCCCGCAACCCCGCTTCCGCCGGCCGTCGCGGACCGGCTCGCCCGCGAGCGCAACGTCTGGCTCTGCACGCTGCGCCGGGACGGCTCCCCGCACGTGACGCCGGTGTGGTTCGTCTACGCCGACGACGTCTGGTGGATCGGCTGCGAGGGCCGCAGCGTCAAGGCCCGCAACGTGGCGGCCGACCCCCGCGTCTCGCTCGCCCTGGAGGACGGCGTCCACCCGGTCGTCGCGGAGGGCGAGGCTCGGGTGCACCGGGCCGACTTCCCGCCCGCGATCGTCACGGCGTTCGCGGAGAAGTACGGGGGATGGGACATCCGGCAGCCCGTCACCCCGGACAGTGAACGGGTGCTGCTGGAGGTGCCCGTCCGGCGGTGGCTGCTCGCCGGCGCGGCACGCTAG
- a CDS encoding VOC family protein, producing the protein MPDLAAIVIHCRDPYVLAPFWSAVTGLPVVEEDRVKLAEGTLAPTEAVLLRDPHGRRPDLWISPAEMLPEPGRIHLDLVGDAEERAAVLEAGATVVRELPRWTVLADPEGNEFCLLPPNEAHTASPPGH; encoded by the coding sequence ATGCCCGACCTCGCCGCGATCGTCATCCACTGCCGCGACCCCTACGTGCTCGCCCCGTTCTGGAGCGCGGTCACCGGGCTGCCAGTGGTCGAGGAGGACCGCGTGAAGCTCGCCGAGGGCACGCTCGCACCGACCGAGGCGGTGCTGCTGCGCGATCCGCACGGGCGGCGCCCCGACCTGTGGATCAGCCCCGCCGAGATGCTGCCGGAGCCCGGCCGGATCCACCTGGACCTGGTCGGCGACGCCGAGGAACGGGCCGCGGTGCTGGAGGCGGGCGCCACTGTCGTGCGGGAGCTGCCGCGCTGGACCGTGCTGGCCGATCCGGAGGGCAACGAGTTCTGCCTGCTCCCGCCGAACGAGGCGCACACCGCGTCGCCGCCCGGGCACTGA
- a CDS encoding response regulator transcription factor, with the protein MDADPLAADVNAGTPIGVAIVDDHPVVIDGVRAWLAGEPRLRVLATGDDPDEVLRAAPDAEVVLLDLRLHGRMVLDKLAELSTAGRRVVVYSEHSDPQTMLAALDAGAVAFLAKHEGREHCVATVLAAASDRPYVPPALAGAMVGDARPDRPSLSDKEREALLLWFQSMSKASVARRMQISEHTVKQYVDRARIKYTRAGRPAATKAALLARAIEDGLVRPEDIGIYRSQASADRPTP; encoded by the coding sequence ATGGACGCAGACCCGCTGGCGGCGGACGTGAACGCCGGGACCCCGATCGGGGTGGCGATCGTGGACGACCACCCGGTGGTGATCGACGGGGTGCGCGCCTGGCTGGCCGGTGAGCCCCGGTTGCGGGTGCTGGCCACCGGGGACGACCCGGACGAGGTGCTGCGAGCCGCGCCGGACGCCGAGGTGGTGCTGCTCGACCTGCGCCTGCACGGCCGGATGGTGCTGGACAAGCTGGCCGAGCTGAGCACGGCCGGGCGCCGGGTGGTCGTGTACTCCGAGCACAGCGACCCGCAGACCATGCTCGCCGCGCTGGACGCGGGAGCGGTCGCGTTCCTGGCCAAGCACGAGGGCCGCGAGCACTGCGTGGCGACGGTGCTGGCGGCGGCGAGCGACAGGCCGTACGTGCCGCCGGCGCTGGCCGGTGCGATGGTCGGTGACGCCCGCCCGGATCGTCCGTCCCTGTCGGACAAGGAGCGCGAGGCGCTGCTGCTGTGGTTCCAGTCGATGTCGAAGGCGTCGGTGGCCCGCCGGATGCAGATCAGCGAACACACGGTGAAGCAGTACGTCGACCGTGCGCGGATCAAGTACACCCGAGCGGGGCGTCCGGCCGCCACGAAGGCGGCGTTGCTCGCCCGGGCGATCGAGGACGGACTCGTCCGACCGGAAGATATCGGCATCTACCGGTCGCAGGCGTCGGCCGACCGGCCGACCCCCTAA
- a CDS encoding MerR family transcriptional regulator → MPETLIRIGEVARGAGVSVRAVRYYEEQGLLVPRRSASGQRLYRPDTVTLVRFIQQMYAAGLTSSRIAELLPCWDSGHTDPAQRAMLRAERERIQAKVDDLRAALDRLDEVIAITDSHP, encoded by the coding sequence ATGCCCGAGACCCTGATCCGTATCGGCGAGGTGGCGCGCGGCGCCGGTGTCTCGGTGCGCGCCGTGCGCTACTACGAGGAACAGGGTCTCCTCGTCCCCAGGCGCAGTGCGTCCGGCCAGCGCCTCTACCGGCCGGACACGGTCACGCTGGTGCGCTTCATCCAGCAGATGTACGCCGCCGGCCTGACCAGCAGCCGGATCGCGGAGCTCCTGCCGTGCTGGGACTCCGGGCACACCGACCCCGCGCAGCGGGCGATGCTGCGCGCCGAGCGCGAGCGCATCCAGGCCAAGGTCGACGACCTGCGGGCCGCACTGGACCGCCTCGACGAGGTCATCGCGATCACCGATTCGCACCCGTAG
- a CDS encoding ATP-binding protein, protein MPVAAAVPMPRPPLARPAGDAFSLIFTTLPALLRLTCGVVGAVVALSVRTPPVRVALLIPAVVVLTAWSVWYAFRAFRHGIGGALVAGDVALTTAAAIAVPWLVAPEVLPGEASWIAVLASSTVINTQATAPARWSVPAGLLVTAAYVTGATLAGDPAEARAHAGTLLVQTGSTAVMTAVMRRRIARADAAFADYQRLSHEAVVARAAREAERRHNRDLHDTVLGTLTMVGLGAVPDSATLRERCADDLRTLTALAGARTATATGEADLDERLREVLAATPGLAVTATLAPCRLPAEVATALADSTAAALANVARHAPGAATSLRLAREGGTVVVEVVDDGPGFDPATVPAHRYGLRESIHGRMDTVGGRALVTSAPGAGTRVRLEWSDGD, encoded by the coding sequence ATGCCGGTCGCTGCCGCCGTGCCCATGCCACGGCCCCCGCTGGCCCGCCCGGCGGGTGACGCGTTCAGCCTGATCTTCACCACCCTGCCGGCGCTGCTGCGGCTCACCTGCGGCGTGGTCGGCGCGGTCGTCGCCCTGTCGGTGCGTACGCCGCCGGTGCGGGTGGCGCTGTTGATCCCCGCGGTCGTCGTGCTCACCGCCTGGTCGGTCTGGTACGCGTTCCGCGCGTTCCGGCACGGCATCGGCGGCGCGCTGGTCGCCGGTGACGTGGCGCTGACCACCGCCGCCGCGATCGCCGTACCGTGGCTCGTCGCGCCGGAGGTGCTGCCCGGCGAGGCGAGCTGGATCGCGGTGCTGGCCAGCTCGACAGTCATCAACACGCAGGCCACCGCCCCGGCCCGCTGGTCCGTGCCGGCCGGCCTGCTGGTCACCGCCGCGTACGTCACGGGCGCCACGCTGGCCGGCGACCCGGCCGAGGCGCGGGCGCACGCCGGGACGCTGCTGGTGCAGACCGGCAGCACGGCGGTGATGACGGCGGTGATGCGCCGGCGGATCGCCCGCGCCGACGCCGCGTTCGCCGACTACCAGCGGTTGTCCCACGAGGCGGTGGTGGCGCGCGCCGCCCGCGAGGCCGAACGGCGGCACAACCGCGACCTGCACGACACCGTCCTGGGCACGCTCACCATGGTCGGTCTCGGCGCGGTGCCGGACTCGGCGACGTTGCGCGAGCGGTGCGCGGACGATCTGCGTACCCTCACCGCGCTGGCGGGCGCGCGGACCGCGACCGCGACGGGCGAGGCCGACCTGGACGAGCGGTTGCGCGAGGTGCTCGCCGCGACGCCCGGGCTCGCGGTGACCGCGACGCTCGCGCCGTGCCGGCTGCCGGCTGAGGTCGCCACGGCGCTCGCCGACAGCACCGCCGCCGCGCTGGCGAACGTGGCACGGCACGCGCCGGGCGCGGCCACGTCGCTGCGCCTGGCGCGCGAGGGTGGCACCGTCGTGGTCGAGGTGGTCGACGACGGTCCCGGTTTCGACCCGGCCACGGTCCCGGCGCACCGGTACGGGCTGCGCGAGTCGATCCACGGACGGATGGACACTGTGGGTGGTCGGGCCCTGGTGACTTCCGCCCCTGGCGCTGGTACCCGGGTTCGGCTGGAGTGGTCCGATGGCGACTGA
- a CDS encoding HPF/RaiA family ribosome-associated protein yields the protein MSAVANPATVAECLRVGAGFSQGDRNWIAEQFATLDARLAGFHADATELEVSVKDREARGQKVTLECWIAGRQKIVTTSSEEDLHAALNDVRDDLRRKLNDAKTRQEPRHNKHLRAVDQPEGTPLQDAEREDAETV from the coding sequence ATGAGCGCCGTGGCGAACCCCGCGACCGTGGCCGAGTGCCTGCGGGTCGGCGCCGGGTTCTCCCAGGGCGACCGCAACTGGATCGCCGAACAGTTCGCGACCCTGGACGCCCGGCTCGCCGGCTTCCACGCCGACGCCACCGAGCTGGAGGTGTCCGTCAAGGATCGCGAGGCCCGGGGCCAGAAGGTGACCCTGGAGTGCTGGATCGCCGGGCGGCAGAAGATCGTCACCACCTCGTCCGAGGAGGATCTGCACGCCGCGCTCAACGACGTCCGGGACGACCTGCGCCGCAAGCTCAACGACGCGAAGACCCGGCAGGAGCCGCGCCACAACAAGCACCTGCGCGCCGTCGACCAACCCGAGGGCACCCCGTTGCAGGACGCCGAGCGCGAGGACGCCGAAACCGTCTGA
- a CDS encoding class I SAM-dependent methyltransferase: MPAHRPPEPDVRRYYTDVYVEADRLEGSPQGRLEARRTRDLLARLLPAAPADVLDVGGGPGAYAGPLAAAGYRVHLVDLVPAHVAAARSAYPLVGASVGDARALPAPDAAADATLLLGPLYHLPRQADRVAALREAARVTRPGGTIVAAAISRHAALIDLTAQGRLDDDNRQLLRAEYETGVNDPRTGFTTAFFHRPEELAAEFVAAGLPTPQVYGVEGPLWPLLNALGTGSHERLFTDALACAETFERDAAILGASAHLLAAARR; this comes from the coding sequence ATGCCCGCACACCGTCCACCCGAGCCGGACGTCCGCCGCTACTACACCGATGTCTACGTCGAGGCGGACCGGCTGGAGGGGTCACCGCAGGGCCGGCTGGAGGCACGGCGTACCCGGGACCTGCTCGCCCGCCTGCTGCCCGCCGCACCGGCCGACGTGCTGGACGTCGGCGGTGGTCCCGGGGCGTACGCGGGTCCGCTCGCCGCGGCCGGTTACCGGGTGCACCTGGTCGACCTGGTGCCCGCACACGTGGCGGCGGCGCGGTCGGCGTACCCACTTGTCGGCGCCTCGGTGGGTGACGCCCGCGCGTTGCCGGCGCCCGACGCGGCGGCGGACGCGACGCTGCTGCTCGGGCCGCTCTACCACCTGCCCCGGCAGGCCGACCGGGTGGCGGCGCTGCGCGAGGCGGCGCGGGTGACCCGGCCGGGCGGGACGATCGTGGCGGCGGCGATCAGCCGCCACGCCGCCCTGATCGACCTGACCGCGCAGGGCCGCCTGGACGACGACAACCGGCAGTTGCTGCGCGCCGAGTACGAGACCGGGGTGAACGATCCGCGCACCGGCTTCACCACCGCCTTCTTCCACCGGCCGGAGGAGTTGGCCGCCGAGTTCGTCGCCGCGGGTCTGCCCACCCCGCAGGTGTACGGGGTGGAGGGTCCGCTGTGGCCGCTGCTGAACGCCCTCGGCACCGGGTCGCACGAGCGGTTGTTCACCGACGCGCTGGCCTGCGCCGAGACGTTCGAGCGGGACGCGGCGATCCTCGGCGCCAGCGCCCACCTGCTCGCCGCCGCGCGCCGCTGA
- a CDS encoding alpha/beta hydrolase produces MTERAVLLWIHGGGWRARAEEDGTALASLGLRVVPASYRFSHQARWPAQLDDVRAASRAARAAAGGLPLLVGGDSAGGMLALQLGLRGVDRPGDVAGVLAYWAPVDPLDPEQRRRRAPGDDPWTDLLGHPPAPGDPATVDATIATHLGSGVPVLLVQGRDDEAVPAAQAVELTGRLLAAGHPAHLWLTHGGHALDLARPDLRAAAAAFLDSVLPAAADD; encoded by the coding sequence ATGACCGAACGCGCGGTGCTGCTCTGGATCCACGGCGGAGGCTGGCGGGCCCGCGCCGAGGAGGACGGGACGGCGCTCGCGTCCCTCGGACTGCGCGTGGTCCCGGCCTCGTACCGGTTCTCGCACCAGGCGCGCTGGCCGGCCCAGCTCGACGACGTCCGTGCCGCCTCCCGGGCCGCCCGGGCGGCGGCGGGCGGCCTGCCGCTGCTGGTGGGCGGTGACTCGGCCGGTGGGATGCTGGCCCTTCAGCTCGGCCTGCGCGGGGTGGACCGGCCCGGCGACGTGGCGGGGGTGCTCGCGTACTGGGCACCCGTCGACCCGCTCGACCCGGAGCAGCGGCGCCGGCGCGCGCCCGGCGACGACCCGTGGACCGACCTGCTGGGTCATCCGCCGGCCCCGGGCGATCCGGCCACCGTCGACGCGACGATCGCCACCCACCTCGGCTCCGGCGTACCGGTGCTGCTGGTGCAGGGGCGCGACGACGAAGCGGTGCCGGCCGCCCAAGCGGTCGAGCTGACCGGCCGGCTGCTCGCCGCCGGGCACCCGGCGCATCTGTGGCTCACCCACGGCGGTCACGCGCTCGACCTGGCCCGGCCCGACCTGCGCGCGGCTGCCGCCGCGTTCCTGGACAGCGTCCTGCCCGCCGCCGCTGACGACTAG
- a CDS encoding alpha/beta hydrolase, whose translation MEPDVLGAPYERRTIELGTDDEGPVVATLVRRRADRPTGRAVLYVHGFVDYFFQTHVADFFAERGWDFYALDLRKYGRSLLPHQTPNFCRDLSDYFPELDAAAEIIRAEEGHDTLLAMGHSTGGLIISLWSHDRRDAGLVDGIVLNSPFFDINAPWMVRRPLAAAVSRLGRRAPQRVLPFGLGTVYGESLHADHRGEWRYDLAWKPLAGFPVRAGWINAIRAGQRRLRAGLDIPVPVLLACSTRSFRGTKWHDSATGADAVLDVEHMVRWAPRLGRHITLARFDGGLHDLTLSSPGVREKVFAEVGRWAEGFLRAGPTEPEPTTPPSPRRPADATTEG comes from the coding sequence GTGGAACCGGACGTGCTGGGCGCCCCCTACGAGCGGCGGACGATCGAGCTGGGCACCGACGACGAGGGGCCGGTGGTCGCGACCCTCGTGCGGCGGCGCGCCGACCGTCCGACCGGCCGCGCCGTGCTCTACGTGCACGGCTTCGTCGACTACTTCTTCCAGACCCACGTCGCCGACTTCTTCGCCGAGCGCGGCTGGGACTTCTACGCGCTCGACCTGCGCAAGTACGGCCGCAGCCTGCTCCCGCACCAGACCCCGAACTTCTGCCGCGACCTGAGCGACTACTTCCCCGAGCTGGACGCCGCCGCCGAGATCATCCGCGCCGAGGAGGGCCACGACACCCTCCTCGCCATGGGGCACTCGACCGGCGGCCTGATCATCTCGCTCTGGTCGCACGACCGCCGCGACGCCGGCCTGGTCGACGGCATCGTGCTCAACAGCCCCTTCTTCGACATCAACGCGCCCTGGATGGTCCGCCGGCCCCTCGCGGCCGCCGTCTCCCGCCTGGGCCGCAGGGCGCCGCAGCGTGTCCTGCCGTTCGGCCTGGGCACGGTGTACGGCGAGAGCCTGCACGCCGACCACCGGGGCGAGTGGCGGTACGACCTGGCCTGGAAGCCGCTCGCCGGGTTCCCGGTCCGGGCCGGCTGGATCAACGCGATTCGCGCCGGTCAGCGCCGCCTGCGGGCCGGGCTGGACATCCCGGTGCCGGTGCTGCTCGCCTGTTCCACGCGTAGCTTCCGGGGCACCAAGTGGCACGACAGCGCCACCGGCGCCGACGCGGTGCTCGACGTCGAGCACATGGTGCGCTGGGCGCCGCGCCTCGGCCGGCACATCACGCTGGCCCGCTTCGACGGCGGGCTGCACGACCTCACGCTGTCCAGTCCCGGCGTACGCGAGAAGGTCTTCGCGGAGGTCGGACGGTGGGCGGAGGGATTCCTGCGCGCCGGACCGACCGAACCGGAGCCGACAACGCCGCCGTCACCGCGCCGGCCGGCCGACGCGACCACCGAGGGCTGA
- a CDS encoding aminopeptidase — MRLSSGLRVAAVVAGLLSVGAALLAMREASLLWAVVTLAALCGHALTASGAPRVRWSVAAGAGLFALVAAANLHWHREQAADAGESAGSRAATLAHLLESLREGLDRQRLTAWGLALGVLLLALAVPALPARGGRRGVVTAVLAVAVLVWCGLSVAATPGDPPLLDLLLALQPTLLAVLVTAAVLASSGWRGDRRGLLTAGMVLLALVAVRACADLAAMWVSWWTLVEPAEDAFLQPGVMVSVGAPAGSALEVSSAVETAVALGGAGLAVVGALRASRENARP, encoded by the coding sequence ATGCGTCTGTCGTCAGGCCTTCGAGTCGCCGCGGTCGTGGCCGGTCTGCTGTCGGTCGGAGCGGCACTGCTCGCCATGCGGGAAGCGTCGCTCCTGTGGGCGGTGGTCACGCTGGCGGCGTTGTGCGGCCACGCGCTCACCGCTTCCGGTGCGCCCCGGGTGAGGTGGAGCGTCGCCGCCGGCGCCGGGCTGTTCGCACTGGTGGCAGCCGCGAACCTGCACTGGCACCGGGAACAGGCGGCGGACGCGGGCGAGTCGGCAGGGAGTCGGGCGGCGACGCTGGCGCACCTGCTGGAGAGCTTGCGGGAGGGCCTGGACCGGCAGCGGCTGACCGCCTGGGGCCTGGCTCTCGGCGTACTCCTGCTTGCCCTTGCCGTGCCGGCGCTGCCGGCACGCGGCGGACGGCGGGGGGTGGTGACGGCGGTCCTGGCGGTGGCAGTGCTCGTCTGGTGCGGGCTGAGCGTGGCGGCGACGCCCGGCGACCCGCCGCTGCTCGACCTGCTCCTGGCGCTGCAGCCGACGCTGCTCGCCGTTCTCGTGACCGCCGCGGTGCTGGCGTCGTCCGGATGGCGGGGAGACCGGCGCGGGCTTCTCACGGCGGGCATGGTCCTGCTGGCGCTGGTCGCCGTGCGGGCCTGCGCGGATCTCGCCGCCATGTGGGTGAGCTGGTGGACGCTTGTCGAGCCCGCCGAGGACGCCTTCCTGCAACCGGGAGTCATGGTGAGCGTGGGTGCTCCGGCGGGAAGCGCCCTTGAGGTGTCCTCGGCGGTGGAAACGGCTGTCGCGCTCGGCGGCGCGGGGTTGGCGGTCGTCGGCGCGTTGCGTGCTTCCCGCGAGAACGCCCGTCCGTAG
- a CDS encoding tyrosine-type recombinase/integrase yields MDPDHIDRTWQKVRRRPRLWLRLHDLHHACATFLLVSGASPRTVTKVLGHSQIRLTTNTYAHVLWEIERAAVDEAAQHFVG; encoded by the coding sequence ATGGATCCGGACCACATCGACCGGACGTGGCAGAAGGTCCGGCGGCGGCCTCGACTGTGGCTGCGGCTGCACGACCTGCACCACGCCTGCGCGACGTTCCTGCTCGTCTCCGGTGCCTCGCCCCGGACGGTGACGAAGGTGCTCGGTCACAGCCAGATCCGCCTGACGACGAATACCTACGCCCACGTCCTGTGGGAGATCGAGCGGGCCGCCGTGGACGAGGCCGCGCAGCACTTCGTCGGCTGA